In Hyphomicrobiales bacterium, the sequence CTCTCTCTTCCACTACCGCAACCACGGCGCCGATTACGGCCGTATCCTCGCCGGCATCCAGATCCCGCCGTCCCAGCGCGGTCAGCTTACCAAGCGGCTCGATGCGCTGGGCTATCCCTATTGGAGCGAGAGCGACAATCCGGCTTATCTGTCGTTTCTGGCGGAGATGCCGTCGGCGAATTGATGCGCATCAAATCGTTCGTCATGCTCGAACGATACGTTTGATATTACGCATTGGATCGATTGGACGGAGAAGAATATTCCCTGACCAGCACCGGAGAGCTGGTCAATGTCCTCTTACGCCCCGCAGAATCTCGCGAAGCCCGCCCCCACGGCATCCGGCACCGCATGGCTCGCCATCGGCCCCGGCCTGCTGCTCGCCGGCATGATCGCGGCGACCGGCTTCGCCCTGCGACAAGTGCCTGGGCTTGGCGCCTTCAGCCCGATGATCCTCGCCATCCTGATCGGCATCGGCTTCCACAACCTCGTCGGCACGCCGGCAGCGGCCAAAGCCGGCGTCGCCTTCGCCATGCGCAAGGTGTTGCGCTTCGCCATCATCCTGCTCGGCCTGCAGCTCACCGTGGCGCAGGTGCTGGCGGTGGGGTTGAGTGGCATCGCCGTGATCGTCGCGACGCTCGTCGCCACCTTCCTGTTCACCACCTGGCTCGGCCGGCGGATCGGCGTCGAGCGCAAGCTCGCCGAGCTGATCGCGGCCGGCACCTCGATCTGCGGCGCCTCGGCGGTGATCGCGACCAATACCGTCACGCAAGCACCCGACGAGGACGTGGCCTATGCCGTGGCCTGCGTCACCGTCTTCGGCTCGATCGCGATGTTCGCCTATCCGCTGCTGCCGGGACTGCTGCATCTCGACGCCCACGCCTATGGGCTGTGGACGGGCGCCTCGATCCACGAGATCGCGCAGGTCGTCGCGGCCGCCTTCCAGGGCGGGCAACAAGCCGGCGAGTTCGGCACCGTCGCCAAGCTGTCGCGGGTGATGATGCTCGCCCCGGTCGTGATCACGCTCGGACTGATGGCGGCGCGCCGCGCCCGTGGCAACGGCGATGCCGGAGCGCAGGCCAAGGCGCCGATGCCCTGGTTCGTGCTCGGCTTCATCGCGATGGTCGGGCTCAACAGCCTCGTCACCATCCCCAGCGAGGCCAAGGCGGGCATCGTCACAGCGACCAGCTTCCTGCTCTCGATGGCGCTGGCCGCGATGGGGCTGGAGACTGATATCGGCAAGCTCAAGGCCAAGGGCCTGCGCCCGCTCCTGCTCGGCCTCGCCGCCTTCCTGTTCATCGCGGGCTTCAGCCTTCTGCTGGTGAAGCTCGCCGCGTAAGCTCGCGAGCATGACGCTCGAACAGCTCCGCATCTTCGTCGCCGTCGCCGAACGGGAACACCTGACGCAAGGCTCCCGCGCCCTCAATCTCACGCAATCGGCGGTAAGCTCCGCGATCGCGACGCTGGAAGCGCGCTACGCAACCAAGCTGTTCGACCGGATCGGCCGGCGCATCGCGCTGACCGAGGCCGGCCGCCTCTTCCTCACCGAGGCGCGCGCCGTGCTGGCGCGGGCTGCGGCGGCGGAAGCGGTGCTCTCCGACCTTTCGGGGCTGGCGCGCGGCTCGCTCGCCCTGATGGCGAGCCAGACCGTGGCGAACTACTGGCTGCCGCCGCTGATCCAGCGCTTTCGCCTGGAGCACCCCGGCATCGCGGTCACACTCGCGATCGGCAACACCGAGACGGTCAGCGCCGCCATCCATGACGGCGCGGCCGATCTCGGCTTCATCGAGGGCGAGATCGACGACCCGGCGCTGGCGATCACCGCCGTCGCCGAGGACGAACTCGTCATCGTCGCGCCGGCCAGCCATCGCTGGGCGCAGACGCCCCCCTCCACCACCGAGCTGAAACAGGGCGCGTGGGTGCTGCGCGAGCCGGGCTCGGGCACGCGCGCCATGTTCGAGGCGGCCCTGCCGGGGCTGGGCCTCACCACGGCGGACCTCGCCATCGCGCTGGAGCTGCCATCGAATGAGGCGGTTTGTGCGGCCGTCTCTGCGGGTGCCGGCACGACAGCGATTTCGCGCCTCGTCGCCGCCAACGCCATCGCGGCCGGGCGGCTTGCCACCGTGGCGTTGCCGCTGCCGAAACGGCGCTTCCTCGCGCTGCGCCACAAGGAACGCTACCTCGCCAAGGCGGCAGCGGCGTTCCTCGCGCTCAGTCCGATGGATTAGGGCCCGCAAGCAGTTTCTGGATCGCTCCCAGTCCGAACCACCCTTGTCATTCCGGGGCTTCGCGTAGCGAAGAACCCGGAACCCACGACTGGGCTGTCCCGCTCATCAAGCGACCTCAGATATCTCACCCAGTCGTGGGTTCCGGGTTCGCGCCTGCGGCACGCCCCGGAATGACAACCGAGTGACCCAAAGCCGTTGCTAAAACTGGATCAGGCGGCCGCAGCAGCACCCGGCGCGGCGCGCATCAGCATGCCGAAGAGATCGCGGGAATCGTCCGGGTCGGCGATCAAGTCGAGTTCGGCATAGGTGCCGGCCTCGCGGATGCGCTCATAGACATAGCGCAGCGCCGAGAAATCCTCGATCGCGAAGCCGACCGAATCGAACATCGTGATCTGGCGCGCATCAGTGCGGCCCTGCGCCGCCCCAGTGATGACCTTCCAGAGTTCCTCGACCGGGTGATCGGCGTCGAGCTGCTGGATGTCGCCCTCGATGCGGGTCTGCGGCGGATATTCGACGAAGATCGACGAGCGCAGCAGCACGTCGCGGTGGATCTCGGTCTTGCCGGGGCAGTCGCCGCCGACCGCGTTGATGTGGATGCCGGCGCCGACCATGTTGTCGGTCAGAATCGTCGCGTACTGCTTGTCGGCGGTCACGGTGGTGACGATATCGGCGCCTTCGACCGCCTCCATCGCCGTGGCGCAGCGCGTGATCTTGAAGCCGTGTCGGGCAAGGTTGCGGGCGCATTTCTCGGTCGCGGCCGGATCGACGTCATAGAGGCGCAGGTTCTCGATGCCGAGGATCGCGCGGAAGGCGAATGCCTGGAATTCGGACTGCGCACCGTTGCCGATGATCGCCATGGTCGCGGCGTTCTTGGGCGCGAGGTGCTTGGCCGCCACCGCCGACATCGCCGCCGTGCGCAACGCCGTCAGGAAGGTCATCTCGGAGAGCAGGACGGGATAGCCGGTCGCGACATCCGAGAGCAGGCCGAAGGCGGTGACCGTCTGCAGGCCGGCCTTCATGTTCTTCGGGTGGCCGTTGACGTATTTGAAGCCGTAGAGCTTGCCGTCGCTGGTCGGCATCAGCTCGATCACGCCTTCGAGGCTGTGCGAGGCGATGCGCGGCGTCTTGTCGAAGATCTCCCAGCGCCGGAAATCGTCCTCGATATAGCCCGCGATCTCGGACAGCATCCGCTCGATACCGATCGCATGGACCAGCTTCATCATGTGGTCGACGCTGACGAAAGGCACGACGTTGAGCTGCTGAATCATGGGTCCCCGCGCTGCTTCTGCGAAAGACCCATTCTCCGTGTTTTCGGCGGCAGGCGAAAGAAGCCATAATGACCTGATCGGTGGCAATATTGATCGAAACGATAAAAAGATTTATCCATTCCGGGTAATGGATGACATCGATCGCAGGCTCATCACCCTGTTGCGCCATGACGGGCGCCGCAGCATCTCGGACCTCGCAGCCGATCTCGGCCTGACGCGGGCGACCGTTCGCGCGCGGCTGGAGAAGCTGGAACAATCGGGCGAGATCATCGGCTTCACCGTGATCCTGCGCTCGGACGCGATCGACCTGCCGGTGCGCGGCATCACCATGATCGAAATCGCCGGCCAGGCCGCGGATTCGGTCACCACGGCGCTCAGCGGCTTCAGCGAAGTCTCCAGCATCCACACCACCAACGGCAACTGGGACCTCGTCGTGGAACTCGGCACCTCCGACCTGATCGCCTTCGACCAGGTGCTCAGGCGCATCCGCCTGATCCCCGGCGTCACCAACAGCGAAACCAGCCTGCTGCTGGCGACGCCGCGCAGCGTCAAGGCGCGGCTCTAGCCCCCGCAAGAACCGCCGCTGCATGGCGGCCATCCGCAAACGCGGCGCGGCGCCCCGTGACAGGCAGGCGCCCGCCCCCTAACGTTATGCCCCGTCAGATACAGCGTC encodes:
- a CDS encoding putative membrane protein YeiH (Evidence 3 : Putative function from multiple computational evidences); this encodes MSSYAPQNLAKPAPTASGTAWLAIGPGLLLAGMIAATGFALRQVPGLGAFSPMILAILIGIGFHNLVGTPAAAKAGVAFAMRKVLRFAIILLGLQLTVAQVLAVGLSGIAVIVATLVATFLFTTWLGRRIGVERKLAELIAAGTSICGASAVIATNTVTQAPDEDVAYAVACVTVFGSIAMFAYPLLPGLLHLDAHAYGLWTGASIHEIAQVVAAAFQGGQQAGEFGTVAKLSRVMMLAPVVITLGLMAARRARGNGDAGAQAKAPMPWFVLGFIAMVGLNSLVTIPSEAKAGIVTATSFLLSMALAAMGLETDIGKLKAKGLRPLLLGLAAFLFIAGFSLLLVKLAA
- a CDS encoding LysR family transcriptional regulator YeiE; this translates as MTLEQLRIFVAVAEREHLTQGSRALNLTQSAVSSAIATLEARYATKLFDRIGRRIALTEAGRLFLTEARAVLARAAAAEAVLSDLSGLARGSLALMASQTVANYWLPPLIQRFRLEHPGIAVTLAIGNTETVSAAIHDGAADLGFIEGEIDDPALAITAVAEDELVIVAPASHRWAQTPPSTTELKQGAWVLREPGSGTRAMFEAALPGLGLTTADLAIALELPSNEAVCAAVSAGAGTTAISRLVAANAIAAGRLATVALPLPKRRFLALRHKERYLAKAAAAFLALSPMD
- the ocd gene encoding Ornithine cyclodeaminase, encoding MIQQLNVVPFVSVDHMMKLVHAIGIERMLSEIAGYIEDDFRRWEIFDKTPRIASHSLEGVIELMPTSDGKLYGFKYVNGHPKNMKAGLQTVTAFGLLSDVATGYPVLLSEMTFLTALRTAAMSAVAAKHLAPKNAATMAIIGNGAQSEFQAFAFRAILGIENLRLYDVDPAATEKCARNLARHGFKITRCATAMEAVEGADIVTTVTADKQYATILTDNMVGAGIHINAVGGDCPGKTEIHRDVLLRSSIFVEYPPQTRIEGDIQQLDADHPVEELWKVITGAAQGRTDARQITMFDSVGFAIEDFSALRYVYERIREAGTYAELDLIADPDDSRDLFGMLMRAAPGAAAAA
- a CDS encoding AsnC family transcriptional regulator; the protein is MDDIDRRLITLLRHDGRRSISDLAADLGLTRATVRARLEKLEQSGEIIGFTVILRSDAIDLPVRGITMIEIAGQAADSVTTALSGFSEVSSIHTTNGNWDLVVELGTSDLIAFDQVLRRIRLIPGVTNSETSLLLATPRSVKARL